GCAGCAGGAGAATATTTAAAAACAGATACGGTATTGATTTCAGTAAATATCGGCGTAGGTACAGGCAAAAGCACCGCTTGGGGCTGCGACTTAACCTATAAATATGTCGAAATTAACGCTGAGTACACTACTTAAATCTTGCTTTAATTTTCAATCATCAATTTTTTCGCTCACCAAACCACTCATAGCGATGGTCGCGTATTTGCTCATAACTGCGATCGCCCAGCCATTTCATGCCTGGAATAGCCCGATAGGCAGCAATAAATAACTCGCCTAAGGGTAGCAAGCGGGTAATCTCTTCTGCTGCCTCACTACCCTGCCATCTTTTAGCTGGTTGATTACCGTCAATTAAAATCATACCTGCTTCGCAATCTGTAGGCACAATGCCGAATTTTGCCAAAGCCGATTCATCCTGCATGGGAATATAGTCAAAAAGCTGACCGCGATCGTATTGCTGCAAAAGCTCGGTAAAAGTGCTACAGAGGTTGCATTTGCCATCGTAAATAACCTGATATTTCATGGAGAAAGAAGAAAAAATAGTTCTTTAATCTGAATCCTTTGACTTGAGGCAAAGGCATTACTTGTTACTTACTACTTATTACTTATTACTTCTAAAAAGAGGTAGGGTAATCCGCATAGTTACAGGTAGGGTATCCTGGAACATTTTAGCTAAGGCGATCGGACAATATTAATATTGAAGGAAATCTACGCTTGAGACTGTAATTACAAATATGGCTGTACTTGAAAAAGGCAACATTACGATTCATACCGAGAACATCTTCCCGATTATTAAGAAGTCTCTCTATACCGATCACGAAATCTTCTTAAGGGAACTGATCTCCAACTCCGTTGATGCGATCTCAAAACTAAAGATGGCATCTTTGGCGGGGGAAATGCAGGGAGAAATTGCTGAACCGCAGATCAAACTGGCAGTTGATAAAACTAAGAAAACTCTTTCCATCGCCGATAACGGTATTGGTATGACTGCCGATGAAATCAAAAAATATATTAATCAAGTCGCTTTTTCTAGTGCTGAAGACTTTATCAAAAAATATGAGAAAAATTCTAATGAGCTAATTGGTCATTTTGGTTTAGGTTTCTACTCTGCTTTTATGGTGGCGGCGAAAGTAGAAATCGATACTTTATCTTATCAAGAAGGCGCAACTGCGGTACATTGGTCTTGTGATGGTTCACCAGAGTTTGAACTGACTCAAAGCGATCGCACCACTGTCGGTACAACTATTACTCTTACTTTGCAAGACGAAGAGCTAGAATATGCCGAACCTCAAAGAGTCAAACAGTTAGTCAAAACCTACTGTGACTTTATGCCTGTCAAGATTGTTCTAGATAATGAACAAGTTAATAAGCAGCAAGCACTATGGAAAAAATCCCCCCAAGAATTAACTGACGTAGATTATTTAGAGTTTTATCGTTATCTTTATCCTTTCCAAGAAGATCCCCTGTTATGGGTGCATCTAAATACAGACTATCCTTTTCTACTCAACGGAATTCTCTATTTTCCTAAACTAAAGCCCGATGTAGACTTTTCTAAAGGACAAATTCAGCTTTTCTGTAACCAGGTATTTGTTAGTAAACACTGTGAGGAGATTATCCCCGAATTTTTAATGCCGTTGCAGGGTTTAATTGATAGTCCTGACATTCCCCTCAACGTTTCTCGTAGTGCTTTAACCAACGATCGCACCGTCCGCCGTATTGCTGACTTTATTAGCAAAAAAATTGGTAATCGTCTGAAATCTCTTTATAACGAAGATCGTAACAAATACGTTAGTTCTTGGTCAGATGTGGGAACTTTCGTAAAATACGGCGCAATTAGAGACGAGAAATTTAAAAAACAGGTAGAGGATCTAATTATTTACCGCACTACCTATCAAGCAGATACATCAAATCCTGCACCAGAAGAAGCACCAAAAGTTGAGATACAATCTGCTGGTGATGATGCTTGGTCAAGTGTTGATAACGACAAGAACACCGCACCAACAGAACCCTACACTACTTTACAAGAATATCTAGAGCGCAATAAAGAAAAGCAAGAAAACCGCGTTATCTACTGTAGCGATCCTGGTACCCAAAACACCTACGTCGAACTATACAAGAATCAAGGCTTAGAAGTTCTCTTCCTCGATTCATTTATCGATACCAACTACTTTATTCCTTTCCTTGAGCGAGAATATTCTGAGGTTAAGTTTGCCCGTGTTGATTCAGAACTAGACGACACTTTAGTAGAAGACGACAAAGCACAAGAAATTGTCGATCCTACTACTAATAAGACTCGTAGCGAGTTGATTAAAGAGTTGTTTGAAAAAGCAATCAATAAGCCAAGAGTCAACATCAAAACTCAAGCTATCAAATCTGACGATCCTCAAGGTACACCTCCGGCAATGGTTTTGCTGCCTGAAGCGATGCGACGGATGCAGGAAATGGCGGCATTGATGCAGGAAAAAATGATGGCATTCCCTGAAGACCACATTTTAATGATCAATACTGCTCATCCTTTAATTCAAAACCTCTTGGATCTAAATAAAGGCACAATTATTCAAGGTGGAGAAGATTCCAATCCTATGATTAAGCTAATGTGCAATCATATTTATGATTTGGCTTTAATGTCCCAAAAAGCCTTTGATGCTGAGAAAATGAAAGCCTTTGTCGAACGTTCAAATGAAGTACTTACCAACTTGACGAAGAAGTAAGATGAGAACGAGCAACAATTAGGCAAATTCTTGAGGACGCAGTTGACTCCAAGGTTGAGCTTGTTCTAGCTGAGATGCCAAAGCAATAATTGTTGCTTCTGAAGTAGGTTTGCCAATTAGCTGCACACCTAAAGGCACGCCATTGCTATCAAAACCCGCAGGTATATTAACTACAGGTTGACCCGTAACGTTAAAAGGTGGGCTGGGAAAAATCCAGTTGATAATCTTTTCTAAGGTATCTTCAGGGCTTAGATCTGCCCACTCTCCGACTCTAATTGTCGGGTGCATATAAGTAGGAGCGACTAAAACATCAATTTGAGCAAACAGACTGACTAACTGTCTGGCAAATAGCTGCATTTGCGTCACCGCCTGTAAATATTCTCCTGCCGTACCAGACTGAGTAAGCACCCATTGGTTCATCGGGCTTAATGCCTCTGGAGGGATTCCTGAAGCAGCAACAGCCGAAGCCCAAACAGTTTTAAATGGTTCAATTAAAGCCGAGCAGTCGATCGCCTGGGGGATAGCTGTATGTCCCATTGTAGTTAACTGCCCAACTACTGTAGCTACGCTTTGCTGACATTCTGGGGCTGGTTCACCAAGTGGTAAAAAAGAGGTAGCAAAACCAATCTTTAACGGTGATAATGTTTGTTTAGTCGTCGCTAGAAAGGGAATCTTTGGCTTGGCTAGCCAATAGGGATCTCCTACCATATATCCAGAAGCAATGTCTAAAAAGGCAGCAGCATCGGCAACGGTGCGGGTTAAGATCCCGTGAGTTCCTAGTCCACTCAGGCGATCGCCCACGGGCGCAAAAGAGATTCTACCACGACTGGGCTTAATACCTACTAACCCACAAGAGGCAGCAGGACCTCTGATAGAGCCTCCTGCATCTCCTCCCAGGGCAATAGAACATAACCCCGCAGCCACCGCAGCAGCAGAGCCACCACTAGAGCCACCAGGGGTATAGTCGAGATTCCAAGGGTTACGAGTTGGTTCAAAGCCTTCTGGCTCGGTATAGGGAAAAGAGCCTAATTGAGACGTGGCGGTTTTACCCAAAATAATAAATCCTGCTTCTTTAATTTTAGTTACTACACCTTCGTCATATTTTGCTATTTGATCTGCTAAAGCAGCAATACCGTAGGTAATAGGCATATTGGCTACAAATTTAAGATCTTTAATGCCAATGGGAACACCAAAAAAAGGAGGAAGATAATTAGTATCTAAAGTTTGAGCTATTTGTTCAGTTTTCTGTTGGGCATCGGCGATCGCACTTTCTGTTGCCACATAATAAAAACAGCCCAGAGCGGGATTATACTTGGCTATTCTGGCTAAATATAGCTCCGTTAACTCTAAAGGCGTAACCTGACGCTCTTTGATTAAGCGAGCCTGTTCTAGAGTAGAAGTAAAAGCTAAATCCGTGAGGTTATTTAAAGACATATTTATTTAGTAACAGTTAGAGTGGGTGGAAACGCTACATGCGGCAAAGCGCCTTTGTGTTTAAGAAGCTGTCTTGAGACAGTACATGCGGACAAGTCCTTTGTCTGCGGAGGGAAACCCTTCTGCAAGACTGTCTCGCTGTTCCACACCCGCTTCGGCAGTGAAGGGACTTGGATTGCAGACTCCGTATATCTTAACTGTTGATTTAGAGTTAACAATCGGTTATGTGTTATTGGTTTTTTACTCAATAGTTTTACCGTTATCTGGCTCAAAGATAAATAATTGTTCCAGGTCAAATTTTACCCAGATGGGATCGCCTTTTTTTCCTTGCCACGCAGCACCAGCTAACAAATTAAGTCTGTTACTATCTGGAGCGATCGCTTTGATTAAAGTTTCTCTCCCTAAAGGTTCAATTAAATCAACCTGTAATATAAGGCAATTATCGTTATTGTCTAGTTCTGAATTGGCAAGAGTAATATGTTCAGGACGAATACCAATGTCGAATTTTTGTCTATTAGATGGTAATCGCTGTCTAAGAGAAGCATCTATTGCTATTGATTGATTATTAAAAACAATCAGGCGATCGTTTTCATATACTGCGGGCAAAATATTCATCGGTGGATTACCTAAAAACCCCGCCACCATACTATTAACTGGATGGGCATAAACTTCTTGCGGACTGCCTATCTGCTGAACTTTGCCATCTTTTAAAACTACTATTTGATCTGCTAGGGTCATTGCCTCGACCTGATCGTGAGTGACATAAATAGTGGTGATGCCGACTCTTTGATGTAGCTGTTTTAATTCTGCTCTTGTATCATCCCGCAATTGAGTATCTAAATTGGATAAAGGTTCATCTAAAAGAAATACCTGGGGCTGACGAGCGATCGCTCTACCTAATGCTACTCGCTGCTGTTGTCCTCCCGATAGCTGTTTGGGCTTACGCTTGAGTAAATGTTCGATATCCAAAGAGCGGGCTACTTCCTGAACTCTTCTGGCGATCGCCTTGGGTTTTTCTTGGCGCATTTTTAAACCAAAGGCTAAATTTTCAGCCACGCTCATATGAGGATAAAGGGCATAATTTTGAAATACCATTGCCACGTCTCTTTGTCTGGCGGGAATATCGTTAACCAACCTGTCGCCAATATAAAGCTTGCCCCTAGTGATAGATTCTAATCCAGCGATCGTCCTTAAAATAGTCGATTTTCCACAGCCAGAGGGACCAACTAACACCCAAAAAGCGCGATCGGCAATTTCAAAAGTAATATTTTCAATTGCCGTAACATTGCCAAATTGACGAGTGATTTCTTGCAGACTAACTTGAGCCATTTGAATTAATTCTTTGCTATCTATGAAATCTTAACTAGCTCTCAGCTTTTAGCTCTAAGCTCTAAGCTTTAATTAATAAAGCTCATATTTTTAAGATTTAGCATTTATCATTTAGTTTTTTTCAGTACCTGGAGTATAAATCTTCATTTGAAAGAGTCATTGTTCAATGTTTAATGCTCAATGTTTATCTTGTTGATTTTTTAAAACCGTTGCTACAATAGCCTTGTTTTCTGGGAAAATAAAAAAGCTACTAATGTCTAGAACTTCTGC
This DNA window, taken from Pleurocapsa sp. FMAR1, encodes the following:
- a CDS encoding thiol-disulfide oxidoreductase DCC family protein produces the protein MKYQVIYDGKCNLCSTFTELLQQYDRGQLFDYIPMQDESALAKFGIVPTDCEAGMILIDGNQPAKRWQGSEAAEEITRLLPLGELFIAAYRAIPGMKWLGDRSYEQIRDHRYEWFGERKN
- a CDS encoding amidase — encoded protein: MSLNNLTDLAFTSTLEQARLIKERQVTPLELTELYLARIAKYNPALGCFYYVATESAIADAQQKTEQIAQTLDTNYLPPFFGVPIGIKDLKFVANMPITYGIAALADQIAKYDEGVVTKIKEAGFIILGKTATSQLGSFPYTEPEGFEPTRNPWNLDYTPGGSSGGSAAAVAAGLCSIALGGDAGGSIRGPAASCGLVGIKPSRGRISFAPVGDRLSGLGTHGILTRTVADAAAFLDIASGYMVGDPYWLAKPKIPFLATTKQTLSPLKIGFATSFLPLGEPAPECQQSVATVVGQLTTMGHTAIPQAIDCSALIEPFKTVWASAVAASGIPPEALSPMNQWVLTQSGTAGEYLQAVTQMQLFARQLVSLFAQIDVLVAPTYMHPTIRVGEWADLSPEDTLEKIINWIFPSPPFNVTGQPVVNIPAGFDSNGVPLGVQLIGKPTSEATIIALASQLEQAQPWSQLRPQEFA
- a CDS encoding ABC transporter ATP-binding protein, whose protein sequence is MAQVSLQEITRQFGNVTAIENITFEIADRAFWVLVGPSGCGKSTILRTIAGLESITRGKLYIGDRLVNDIPARQRDVAMVFQNYALYPHMSVAENLAFGLKMRQEKPKAIARRVQEVARSLDIEHLLKRKPKQLSGGQQQRVALGRAIARQPQVFLLDEPLSNLDTQLRDDTRAELKQLHQRVGITTIYVTHDQVEAMTLADQIVVLKDGKVQQIGSPQEVYAHPVNSMVAGFLGNPPMNILPAVYENDRLIVFNNQSIAIDASLRQRLPSNRQKFDIGIRPEHITLANSELDNNDNCLILQVDLIEPLGRETLIKAIAPDSNRLNLLAGAAWQGKKGDPIWVKFDLEQLFIFEPDNGKTIE
- the htpG gene encoding molecular chaperone HtpG gives rise to the protein MAVLEKGNITIHTENIFPIIKKSLYTDHEIFLRELISNSVDAISKLKMASLAGEMQGEIAEPQIKLAVDKTKKTLSIADNGIGMTADEIKKYINQVAFSSAEDFIKKYEKNSNELIGHFGLGFYSAFMVAAKVEIDTLSYQEGATAVHWSCDGSPEFELTQSDRTTVGTTITLTLQDEELEYAEPQRVKQLVKTYCDFMPVKIVLDNEQVNKQQALWKKSPQELTDVDYLEFYRYLYPFQEDPLLWVHLNTDYPFLLNGILYFPKLKPDVDFSKGQIQLFCNQVFVSKHCEEIIPEFLMPLQGLIDSPDIPLNVSRSALTNDRTVRRIADFISKKIGNRLKSLYNEDRNKYVSSWSDVGTFVKYGAIRDEKFKKQVEDLIIYRTTYQADTSNPAPEEAPKVEIQSAGDDAWSSVDNDKNTAPTEPYTTLQEYLERNKEKQENRVIYCSDPGTQNTYVELYKNQGLEVLFLDSFIDTNYFIPFLEREYSEVKFARVDSELDDTLVEDDKAQEIVDPTTNKTRSELIKELFEKAINKPRVNIKTQAIKSDDPQGTPPAMVLLPEAMRRMQEMAALMQEKMMAFPEDHILMINTAHPLIQNLLDLNKGTIIQGGEDSNPMIKLMCNHIYDLALMSQKAFDAEKMKAFVERSNEVLTNLTKK